Proteins from a single region of Mumia flava:
- a CDS encoding cytochrome b: MSTTPLKDTKFGQKAAGPVGWLDDRLGLGPLVKKNIRKVFPDHWSFLLGEIALWSFVVLLLTGTFLAIWYQPSMNEITYNGSYEPMRGLEMSQAYASTLDISFDIRGGLLMRQIHHWSAALFVAAMMAHMLRVFFTGAYRKPRELNWLIGVGLFSLALIEGFAGYSLPDDLLSGTGLRFVDGLIRSIPIVGSYLEYFVFGGEFPGDLIIARLYMAHIFLIPGLLLGLIAAHMLLLVYHKHTQWPGPGRTEKNVVGYPMLPVYAAKAGGFFFIVFGFTALMAAFIQINPIWTYGPYNPSEVTAGSQPDWYMGWVEGAVRIMPNWEFTIGPETFSLNVFIPAVLLMGLLFTVLAIWPFAERWVTRDNAEHHLLQRPRNAPTRTALGVAGMTFYGVCWIAGGNDIIALKFNLDIFVITWLCRIGVFVGPVIAFIVTRRICISLQRKDNETLLHGYETGIIVRSPDGAYAEAHAPLPADQAFTLSDRKRPQVLEAPETEDEHGVRNPASRKERLRAWFSRKFYEHDLDKPTVEEVEEAAHHHSDDPYPANELPEDFSGVSETGVPKSH; encoded by the coding sequence GTGAGCACCACCCCACTGAAGGACACGAAGTTCGGCCAGAAGGCCGCCGGACCCGTGGGATGGCTCGACGACCGTCTCGGTCTCGGCCCCCTGGTGAAGAAGAACATCCGCAAGGTGTTCCCGGACCACTGGTCGTTCCTGCTCGGCGAGATCGCGCTGTGGTCGTTCGTCGTGCTGCTGCTGACCGGCACGTTCCTCGCGATCTGGTACCAGCCGAGCATGAACGAGATCACGTACAACGGCTCGTACGAGCCGATGCGCGGGCTCGAGATGTCCCAGGCCTACGCCTCGACGCTCGACATCTCGTTCGACATCCGCGGCGGTCTGCTGATGCGGCAGATCCACCACTGGTCCGCGGCCCTGTTCGTCGCCGCGATGATGGCCCACATGCTCCGGGTCTTCTTCACCGGCGCGTACCGCAAGCCGCGTGAGCTCAACTGGCTGATCGGCGTCGGGCTGTTCTCCCTGGCGCTGATCGAGGGCTTCGCGGGCTACTCGCTCCCCGACGATCTGCTGTCGGGCACCGGGCTTCGCTTCGTCGACGGCCTCATCCGCTCGATCCCGATCGTGGGCTCGTACCTCGAGTACTTCGTCTTCGGTGGTGAGTTCCCCGGCGACCTGATCATCGCCCGCCTGTACATGGCACACATCTTCCTGATCCCGGGTCTGCTGCTCGGTCTGATCGCCGCGCACATGCTGCTGCTCGTCTACCACAAGCACACGCAGTGGCCTGGGCCCGGCCGGACCGAGAAGAACGTCGTCGGCTACCCGATGCTCCCGGTCTACGCGGCGAAGGCCGGCGGCTTCTTCTTCATCGTGTTCGGGTTCACCGCGCTGATGGCGGCGTTCATCCAGATCAACCCGATCTGGACCTACGGCCCGTACAACCCCTCCGAGGTGACGGCGGGCAGCCAGCCCGACTGGTACATGGGCTGGGTCGAGGGCGCGGTCCGGATCATGCCCAACTGGGAGTTCACGATCGGTCCCGAGACGTTCTCCTTGAACGTCTTCATCCCGGCCGTGCTGCTGATGGGCCTGCTGTTCACGGTGCTCGCGATCTGGCCGTTCGCCGAGCGGTGGGTGACCCGCGACAACGCGGAGCACCACCTGCTCCAGCGCCCGCGCAACGCGCCGACCCGCACCGCGCTCGGCGTCGCGGGCATGACCTTCTACGGGGTCTGCTGGATCGCCGGCGGCAACGACATCATCGCGCTGAAGTTCAACCTGGACATCTTCGTGATCACGTGGCTCTGCCGGATCGGTGTGTTCGTCGGACCGGTGATCGCGTTCATCGTCACCCGGCGGATCTGCATCAGCCTGCAGCGCAAGGACAACGAGACGCTGCTGCACGGCTACGAGACCGGCATCATCGTGCGGTCGCCCGACGGGGCCTACGCCGAGGCGCACGCTCCGCTCCCGGCGGACCAGGCGTTCACGCTCAGCGACCGCAAGCGGCCGCAGGTCCTGGAAGCCCCGGAGACCGAGGACGAGCACGGTGTCCGCAACCCCGCGAGTCGCAAGGAGCGGCTGCGGGCGTGGTTCTCGCGGAAGTTCTACGAGCACGATCTCGACAAGCCGACCGTCGAGGAGGTCGAGGAGGCGGCACACCACCACTCCGACGACCCGTACCCGGCGAACGAGCTGCCCGAGGACTTCTCGGGGGTCAGCGAGACCGGCGTGCCGAAGTCCCACTGA
- a CDS encoding glycoside hydrolase family 15 protein produces MASMIEDYAIIGDTRSVALVGRDSSIDWWCVPRIDSGACFASLLGDEGHGRWLLRPAGDVTAVSRRYRPDTLVLETDFETADGAVRVVDFMSPADHDHSRIFRLVEGLRGTVEMTMELVVRFDYGSVTPWVNATATGQTFVAGPDGLRLHASVPVEGHDMRTVARFRCEEGQDESFSLAWYAAGHHPPLPLDAAAACARTDAWWTRWSSRCTYDGAWAEDVRRSLITIKALSYSPTGAVVAAATTSLPEHIGGVRNWDYRFSWLRDASLSLQALVECGYGAEAAAWYAWLRRAVAGNPGDFQIMYGVGGERRLPELELDWLPGYEGSAPVRIGNAASDQFQLDVFGEVLEATWTALSSGLVKPEDEDLPVQRNEEDALLPAIMEHLERVWDEPDEGIWEIRGPRRHFVHSKVMAWTAFDRALRIAEHLRLGTSVPQDRWAELRDRIHAEVCERGWNEERGTFVQYYGADVVDAALLTMVRVGFLPPDDPRIIATVEAIERDLKVGDFVLRYPMESDDDHPVDGLPPGEGAFLLTTFWLVDALALIGRRDDAVALFEKLRALRNDVGLLSEEYDPHAQRMLGNVPQAFSHLGLIVAAATLSPDRIGPAEDDGPVAGFS; encoded by the coding sequence ATGGCGAGCATGATCGAGGACTACGCGATCATCGGTGACACCCGCAGCGTCGCGTTGGTCGGGCGTGACAGCTCGATCGACTGGTGGTGCGTCCCGAGGATCGACTCCGGAGCGTGCTTCGCGTCCCTGCTGGGCGACGAGGGGCACGGGCGGTGGCTCCTCCGGCCCGCGGGTGACGTCACGGCCGTGAGCCGCCGCTACCGCCCTGACACGCTCGTGCTCGAGACCGACTTCGAGACCGCCGACGGCGCGGTCCGCGTCGTCGACTTCATGTCCCCCGCCGACCACGACCACTCCCGGATCTTCCGTCTCGTCGAAGGGCTCCGCGGCACCGTCGAGATGACGATGGAGCTGGTGGTCCGCTTCGACTACGGCTCGGTCACGCCGTGGGTGAACGCCACCGCCACCGGCCAGACCTTCGTCGCCGGGCCGGACGGGCTGCGCCTGCACGCGTCCGTGCCGGTCGAAGGACACGACATGCGGACCGTAGCCCGGTTCCGGTGCGAGGAGGGCCAGGACGAGTCGTTCTCACTGGCCTGGTACGCCGCCGGCCACCACCCGCCGCTCCCCCTCGATGCCGCCGCCGCGTGCGCCCGTACGGACGCCTGGTGGACCCGGTGGTCGAGCCGGTGCACCTATGACGGTGCGTGGGCCGAGGACGTCCGGCGCTCGCTCATCACGATCAAGGCGCTGTCGTACTCCCCGACCGGTGCGGTCGTGGCTGCCGCCACGACCTCGCTGCCCGAGCACATCGGTGGTGTCCGCAACTGGGACTACCGCTTCTCCTGGCTGCGCGACGCCTCGCTGTCGCTGCAGGCGCTCGTCGAGTGCGGCTACGGCGCCGAGGCAGCGGCCTGGTACGCCTGGCTCCGTCGCGCGGTGGCAGGCAACCCCGGCGACTTCCAGATCATGTACGGCGTGGGCGGAGAGCGTCGCCTGCCCGAGCTCGAGCTGGACTGGCTCCCCGGGTACGAGGGATCGGCACCCGTGCGGATCGGTAACGCCGCGAGCGACCAGTTCCAGCTGGACGTGTTCGGTGAGGTGCTCGAGGCGACGTGGACGGCCCTGAGCAGCGGGCTGGTGAAGCCGGAGGACGAGGACCTCCCCGTTCAGCGGAACGAGGAGGATGCCCTGCTGCCTGCCATCATGGAGCACCTCGAACGGGTCTGGGACGAGCCGGACGAGGGGATCTGGGAGATCCGAGGACCTCGTCGCCACTTCGTCCACTCGAAGGTGATGGCCTGGACGGCGTTCGACCGGGCCCTCCGGATCGCGGAGCACCTCCGCCTCGGGACGAGCGTCCCTCAGGACCGCTGGGCCGAGCTGCGCGACCGGATCCATGCCGAGGTCTGCGAGCGGGGCTGGAACGAGGAACGGGGGACGTTCGTGCAGTACTACGGCGCCGACGTCGTCGACGCAGCGCTCCTCACCATGGTCCGGGTCGGCTTCCTCCCCCCGGACGACCCGCGCATCATCGCGACCGTGGAGGCGATCGAGCGCGACCTCAAGGTCGGCGACTTCGTGCTCCGCTATCCGATGGAGTCCGACGACGACCACCCCGTCGACGGGCTTCCCCCGGGCGAGGGTGCGTTCCTGCTCACGACCTTCTGGCTCGTCGACGCGCTCGCCCTGATCGGACGGCGCGACGACGCCGTCGCTCTCTTCGAGAAGCTGCGGGCCCTGCGCAACGACGTCGGCCTGCTGTCCGAGGAGTACGACCCGCACGCGCAGCGGATGCTCGGCAACGTCCCGCAGGCGTTCTCCCACCTCGGGCTGATCGTCGCCGCCGCGACCCTCTCCCCCGACCGCATCGGGCCGGCCGAGGACGACGGACCGGTCGCCGGCTTCAGCTGA
- a CDS encoding L,D-transpeptidase, with product MTTRTPRIDRRRHLLVGGVLSAALVLAGCSGAADAGLGSSDDPETSPTPTSAPDVVLSSNVDDGARDVAVDTEVSLAAENGTITAVTAHFGKKAKPKRTVQGEISSDGASWTADGTLEPGKKYRLEVTTRDEDGATETVQRTFRTTDLRLDQQAYASISPLDGQTVGVAMPIIVRFDIPVTRRAEVERHLEVSSKPQVNGTWSWVSDSEVHFRPRKYWPAGTDVDVNVNINSLKTAKGIYGQMDRSTSFQITDQAVTSVVDVANHTLTVKVDGKVARTIPATTGKAGFETRNGTKVIMEKHLEKRMDAATTGISEDDPEYYNISDVKYAMRVTNSGEFVHAAPWSVGSQGSANVSHGCTGLSVENAQWYYGISTIGDPVKFVNSSRTVLEPQNGWTDWNISYKEFKKGSALS from the coding sequence ATGACGACTCGTACGCCCAGGATCGACCGCCGACGGCACCTGCTCGTCGGCGGCGTGCTGAGCGCTGCGCTGGTGCTCGCCGGTTGCTCCGGCGCCGCCGACGCCGGCCTCGGCAGCTCCGACGATCCGGAGACGTCTCCGACGCCGACCTCGGCGCCGGATGTCGTGCTCTCCTCGAACGTCGACGACGGCGCGCGCGATGTCGCGGTCGACACCGAGGTGTCCCTCGCCGCGGAGAACGGCACGATCACCGCCGTGACGGCCCACTTCGGCAAGAAGGCGAAGCCGAAGCGGACCGTCCAGGGGGAGATCAGCTCCGACGGCGCCTCCTGGACCGCTGACGGCACGCTCGAGCCCGGCAAGAAGTACCGCCTCGAGGTGACGACCCGCGACGAGGACGGCGCCACCGAGACGGTGCAGCGCACGTTCCGCACGACCGACTTGAGGCTCGACCAGCAGGCGTACGCCTCGATCTCGCCTCTGGACGGCCAGACCGTCGGCGTCGCGATGCCGATCATCGTCCGGTTCGACATCCCGGTGACCCGCCGGGCCGAGGTCGAGCGCCACCTCGAGGTGAGCTCGAAGCCCCAGGTCAACGGGACGTGGAGCTGGGTGAGCGACTCGGAGGTCCACTTCCGTCCCCGCAAGTACTGGCCGGCCGGCACCGACGTGGACGTGAACGTCAACATCAACAGCCTGAAGACCGCCAAGGGGATCTACGGGCAGATGGACCGCTCGACGTCGTTCCAGATCACCGACCAGGCGGTCACCAGCGTCGTCGACGTCGCGAACCACACGCTGACCGTGAAGGTCGACGGGAAGGTCGCCCGTACGATCCCGGCGACCACCGGCAAGGCCGGGTTCGAGACCCGCAACGGCACCAAGGTCATCATGGAGAAGCACCTGGAGAAGCGGATGGACGCCGCGACCACCGGGATCTCCGAGGACGACCCGGAGTACTACAACATCTCCGACGTGAAGTACGCCATGCGGGTGACGAACTCCGGCGAGTTCGTCCACGCGGCCCCGTGGTCGGTCGGGTCACAGGGCTCCGCCAACGTCAGCCACGGCTGCACCGGTCTGAGCGTCGAGAACGCCCAGTGGTACTACGGGATCTCCACGATCGGTGACCCGGTGAAGTTCGTGAACTCGAGCCGGACCGTGCTCGAGCCCCAGAACGGCTGGACCGACTGGAACATCTCGTACAAGGAGTTCAAGAAGGGCTCCGCGCTGAGCTGA
- a CDS encoding cytochrome c oxidase subunit 4: MKAEAWVVASVAIFFVIVTPIYWIASGDPTGTTALVMAALLAALLGFYLGVVAKQIPARLEDRDDAEIAEGAGEQGFYPPWSWWPLWCALAFGAMIIGLIFGWWLFIIASGFGAMAVCGWVFEYYRGVFEH, translated from the coding sequence GTGAAGGCCGAAGCCTGGGTGGTCGCGTCGGTCGCGATCTTCTTCGTGATCGTGACCCCCATCTACTGGATCGCCTCGGGTGATCCGACCGGCACGACGGCGCTGGTGATGGCCGCCCTGCTGGCTGCTCTGCTGGGGTTCTACCTCGGTGTGGTGGCCAAGCAGATCCCGGCCCGGCTGGAGGACCGCGACGACGCCGAGATCGCCGAGGGCGCCGGAGAGCAGGGCTTCTACCCGCCCTGGAGCTGGTGGCCGCTGTGGTGCGCCCTGGCCTTCGGCGCCATGATCATCGGCCTGATCTTCGGGTGGTGGCTGTTCATCATCGCCTCCGGCTTCGGCGCCATGGCCGTGTGCGGTTGGGTCTTCGAGTACTACCGGGGCGTCTTCGAGCACTGA
- the ctaD gene encoding cytochrome c oxidase subunit I: MTTTDHKQIGTLYLVTSFVFFLIGGILALLIRAELAAPGTQVVDDETYNQLFTMHGTIMLLMFATPLFVGFANWIMPLQIGAPDVAFPRLNMFSYWLFLFGSTIVVAGFFVPGGAASFGWFAYAPLSDAINSPGVGGDMWVLGLYMSGLGTILGGVNFVTTIFTMRAPGMTMFRMPIFTWNVLVTSLLVLIAFPILAAALLALFADRQFGAHVFDPATGGPILWQHLFWFFGHPEVYIIALPFFGIVTEILPVFSRKPIFGYIGLVGATLAIAALSVAVWAHHMFVTGSVDLAFFSFMTFLIAVPTGVKFFNWIGTLWGGSLSFDTPLVWTLGFLTTFLFGGLTGIILASPALDFALSDSYFVVAHFHYVVFGTVVFAMFAGFYYWWPKFTGRMLNERLGKIHFWLLFVGFHTTFLVQHWLGVEGMPRRYADYSPGDGFTILNQVSSVGAILLAISTLPFFYNLWISRNNPKVGVDDPWGWGRSLEWATSCPPPRHNFTKLPRIRSESPAFDLHHPELALLEHADNDNLESKTADAPDVNGRREHLEGQTQERREGEDR; encoded by the coding sequence ATGACGACGACCGATCACAAGCAGATCGGCACCCTCTACCTCGTCACGTCGTTCGTCTTCTTCCTGATCGGCGGCATCCTCGCGCTGCTGATCCGCGCGGAGCTGGCTGCGCCGGGCACGCAGGTCGTCGACGACGAGACGTACAACCAGCTGTTCACGATGCACGGCACGATCATGCTGCTGATGTTCGCGACGCCGCTGTTCGTCGGCTTCGCGAACTGGATCATGCCGCTGCAGATCGGTGCGCCCGACGTCGCCTTCCCGCGCCTCAACATGTTCAGCTACTGGCTGTTCCTGTTCGGCAGCACGATCGTCGTGGCCGGGTTCTTCGTCCCCGGTGGCGCGGCGAGCTTCGGCTGGTTCGCGTACGCCCCGCTCTCGGACGCGATCAACTCACCGGGCGTCGGCGGCGACATGTGGGTGCTGGGCCTCTACATGTCCGGTCTGGGCACCATCCTCGGTGGCGTCAACTTCGTGACGACGATCTTCACGATGCGCGCCCCCGGCATGACCATGTTCCGGATGCCGATCTTCACCTGGAACGTCCTGGTCACGAGCCTTCTGGTGCTGATCGCCTTCCCGATCCTCGCGGCCGCGCTCCTCGCGCTGTTCGCGGATCGTCAGTTCGGCGCCCACGTCTTCGACCCCGCGACCGGCGGGCCGATCCTGTGGCAGCACCTGTTCTGGTTCTTCGGCCATCCGGAGGTCTACATCATCGCGCTGCCGTTCTTCGGCATCGTGACGGAGATCCTGCCGGTCTTCAGCCGCAAGCCGATCTTCGGCTACATCGGTCTGGTCGGCGCCACCCTGGCGATCGCCGCGCTGTCCGTGGCGGTGTGGGCGCACCACATGTTCGTCACCGGGTCGGTCGACCTCGCGTTCTTCTCCTTCATGACGTTCCTGATCGCGGTCCCGACCGGAGTGAAGTTCTTCAACTGGATCGGCACGCTCTGGGGCGGTTCGCTGAGCTTCGACACACCGCTGGTGTGGACCCTGGGCTTCCTCACGACGTTCCTGTTCGGTGGCCTGACGGGCATCATCCTGGCGTCGCCGGCCCTGGACTTCGCGCTGTCCGACAGCTACTTCGTGGTGGCGCACTTCCACTACGTCGTCTTCGGCACCGTCGTCTTCGCGATGTTCGCGGGGTTCTACTACTGGTGGCCCAAGTTCACCGGCCGCATGCTCAACGAGCGGCTCGGCAAGATCCACTTCTGGCTGCTGTTCGTCGGCTTCCACACGACCTTCCTCGTGCAGCACTGGCTGGGTGTCGAGGGCATGCCGCGCCGCTACGCGGACTACTCGCCGGGCGACGGCTTCACGATCCTCAACCAGGTCTCGTCGGTCGGAGCGATCCTGCTGGCGATCTCGACGCTGCCGTTCTTCTACAACCTGTGGATCTCCCGGAACAACCCGAAGGTCGGAGTCGACGACCCGTGGGGCTGGGGCCGCTCGCTGGAGTGGGCGACGTCCTGCCCGCCGCCGCGGCACAACTTCACGAAGCTGCCGCGGATCCGTTCGGAGAGCCCGGCGTTCGACCTGCACCACCCCGAGCTCGCCCTGCTCGAGCACGCCGACAACGACAACCTCGAGTCGAAGACGGCAGACGCGCCCGATGTGAACGGGCGTCGGGAGCATCTCGAAGGTCAGACGCAGGAGCGTCGGGAAGGTGAGGATCGGTGA
- the coxB gene encoding cytochrome c oxidase subunit II, with protein sequence MGLELFARDKRSEDKRRRPSTTVLGVVSVVAATVMLSGCSPTDANEWKRLALPVGASDRVDAMFPLWVGAWIASGVVFVLVFGLMAWAMVRYRKRDEDAPSQIRYHLPLEVLYTVAPIIVVAIFFAETVSAQNEMLEKVDDPDHTVTVVGSKWQFTFNYLDEEATGGVPVFDTGDTDNPTELWLPVDESVRFNLVSPDVIHSFWVPEFYFKMDVVPGKVNSFDLTPNREGTFTGRCAELCGLYHSRMIFTVRIVSSEEYDAHLQELQAAGQVGEPEGAAEAYRIAGLAEAEAANAENGEEE encoded by the coding sequence GTGGGTCTGGAACTCTTCGCGCGCGACAAGCGATCCGAGGACAAGCGTCGCCGCCCGAGCACCACGGTGCTGGGCGTCGTGTCCGTGGTCGCCGCGACCGTGATGCTCAGTGGTTGCTCTCCGACGGACGCGAACGAATGGAAGCGCCTGGCGCTGCCGGTCGGCGCGAGCGACCGGGTCGACGCGATGTTCCCCCTGTGGGTGGGAGCGTGGATCGCGAGCGGCGTCGTCTTCGTCCTCGTCTTCGGCCTGATGGCCTGGGCGATGGTCCGCTACCGCAAGCGTGACGAGGACGCCCCGAGCCAGATCCGCTACCACCTCCCGCTGGAGGTGCTGTACACGGTGGCGCCGATCATCGTGGTCGCGATCTTCTTCGCGGAGACCGTCTCGGCGCAGAACGAGATGCTGGAGAAGGTCGACGACCCCGACCACACGGTCACGGTGGTCGGGAGCAAGTGGCAGTTCACCTTCAACTACCTGGACGAAGAGGCCACCGGCGGCGTCCCGGTCTTCGACACGGGCGACACCGACAACCCGACCGAGCTGTGGCTGCCGGTCGACGAGTCGGTGCGGTTCAACCTGGTCTCGCCCGACGTCATCCACTCGTTCTGGGTGCCGGAGTTCTACTTCAAGATGGACGTCGTCCCCGGCAAGGTCAACAGCTTCGACCTCACCCCGAACCGAGAGGGCACGTTCACCGGCCGCTGCGCCGAGCTGTGCGGTCTCTACCACTCGCGGATGATCTTCACGGTGCGCATCGTCTCCAGCGAGGAGTACGACGCCCACCTGCAGGAGCTCCAGGCCGCCGGCCAGGTCGGTGAGCCCGAGGGCGCCGCCGAGGCGTACCGGATCGCCGGGCTCGCCGAGGCCGAGGCAGCCAACGCAGAGAACGGAGAAGAGGAGTGA
- a CDS encoding carbohydrate kinase family protein: MTFPGLFSDSLVVDQLDKISLSFLVDDLEVRRGGCGANIAFGLAVLGQRPVLIGAVGEDFADYRSWLERHGVDCSGVHTSETKHTARFVCTTDRSHAQIATFYAGAMSEAREIELAPIHDRSGGWGIVLIGPDDPEGMVRHTEECRSRGYRFAADPSQQLAWADGDLIRRLIDGAAYLFSNEYEAALTEKKTGWSAGEIAERVGTRVVTRGAAGVTVFEEDGSVLEVPAIAGIDAVDPTGVGDAFRAGFLAGLALELGHEQCAQLGCTLAAGVVETTGTQEYRLDRAGLLARLGVQYGDEAARIVDDALPAL; this comes from the coding sequence ATGACGTTCCCGGGGCTGTTCTCCGACTCGCTGGTCGTCGACCAGCTCGACAAGATCTCGCTGTCCTTCCTCGTCGACGACCTCGAGGTACGCCGCGGGGGCTGCGGCGCGAACATCGCGTTCGGCCTCGCGGTGCTGGGCCAGCGCCCCGTGCTGATCGGCGCCGTGGGGGAGGACTTCGCGGACTACCGCTCGTGGCTGGAGCGGCACGGGGTCGACTGCTCGGGGGTCCACACCTCCGAGACCAAGCACACCGCGCGGTTCGTCTGCACGACCGACCGGTCGCACGCCCAGATCGCGACCTTCTACGCCGGGGCGATGTCGGAGGCGCGCGAGATCGAGCTCGCCCCGATCCACGACCGGTCAGGCGGTTGGGGGATCGTGCTGATCGGACCCGACGACCCCGAGGGGATGGTCCGCCACACCGAGGAGTGCCGCAGCCGTGGCTATCGCTTCGCGGCCGATCCCTCCCAGCAGCTCGCCTGGGCCGACGGCGACCTGATCCGCCGGCTGATCGACGGCGCCGCGTACCTGTTCTCCAACGAGTACGAGGCCGCGCTGACGGAGAAGAAGACCGGGTGGAGCGCAGGCGAGATCGCCGAGCGCGTCGGCACCCGTGTCGTCACCCGTGGTGCCGCCGGCGTCACGGTCTTCGAGGAGGACGGCTCCGTGCTCGAGGTTCCGGCGATCGCCGGGATCGACGCGGTCGACCCGACCGGGGTGGGTGACGCGTTCCGGGCGGGGTTCCTGGCCGGGCTGGCCCTCGAGCTCGGGCACGAGCAGTGCGCGCAGCTGGGGTGCACCCTTGCGGCGGGCGTGGTGGAGACCACCGGGACGCAGGAGTACCGCCTCGACCGGGCCGGTCTGCTGGCCCGTCTGGGCGTGCAGTACGGCGACGAGGCGGCGCGCATCGTAGACGATGCCCTGCCCGCGCTGTGA